Proteins encoded by one window of Gemmatimonas aurantiaca:
- the pyrH gene encoding UMP kinase, with amino-acid sequence MNADATTSLRFSRILLKISGEALAGDRGVGFDFDRIGFFADQIVEVARMGVQLGLVIGGGNIVRGTQLSQMGMDRVGADYMGMLGTVINAMALQDVLEKKGLDTRVMTAIRMEELAEPYIRRRALRHFEKGRTVIFAAGTGNPYFSTDTAAVLRAIQMKADVIIKATSVDGVYSADPKKDPNATFYETISYRDVMLEELRVMDQTAITLCKENQLPLIVLNLHRPDAIARAVRGERVGTLVS; translated from the coding sequence ATGAACGCCGACGCGACCACGTCGCTGCGTTTCTCGCGCATTCTCCTCAAGATCTCCGGCGAAGCCCTCGCCGGAGATCGTGGGGTCGGTTTCGATTTCGATCGCATCGGATTTTTCGCCGATCAGATCGTCGAAGTGGCCCGCATGGGCGTCCAGCTCGGCCTCGTCATCGGCGGTGGCAACATCGTCCGTGGCACCCAGCTCTCCCAGATGGGTATGGACCGCGTGGGCGCCGACTACATGGGCATGCTCGGCACCGTCATCAACGCGATGGCGCTGCAGGATGTGCTCGAGAAGAAGGGGCTCGACACCCGGGTCATGACGGCCATCCGCATGGAAGAATTGGCGGAACCGTACATCCGGCGTCGGGCGCTGCGCCACTTCGAGAAGGGGCGTACGGTGATCTTTGCCGCCGGCACGGGCAATCCGTATTTTTCCACCGATACCGCGGCGGTGCTGCGCGCCATCCAGATGAAGGCCGATGTCATCATCAAGGCAACCAGCGTCGACGGTGTGTATTCGGCCGACCCCAAGAAAGACCCCAACGCGACGTTCTACGAGACGATCAGCTATCGTGACGTGATGCTCGAAGAGCTGCGTGTGATGGACCAGACGGCCATCACGCTCTGCAAGGAGAATCAGTTGCCGCTGATCGTGCTCAACCTCCACCGCCCCGATGCCATCGCCCGAGCCGTACGCGGTGAGCGGGTCGGGACCCTGGTTTCCTGA
- the frr gene encoding ribosome recycling factor, whose product MSTTAQIIKDAKSGMDKAIENSKREFSGVRTGKASPNMLDTIKVEAYGSMLPLNQVASIAAPEPRILLVTPFDKGQAKVIEKAIRESELGLDPAHQGGVIRVPLPSMNEQRRKELVKVLHKLAEDGRIAVRHARTDARDKVKKLDGVSEDEKKHAEKELQKVHDEFIGKIDALVKAKEAELMEV is encoded by the coding sequence ATGAGCACTACTGCGCAGATCATCAAGGACGCCAAATCCGGCATGGACAAGGCCATCGAGAACTCGAAGCGGGAGTTCTCCGGCGTGCGCACCGGGAAGGCGTCGCCGAACATGCTCGACACCATCAAGGTCGAAGCCTATGGCTCGATGCTGCCGTTGAACCAGGTGGCGTCGATCGCGGCACCCGAACCGCGCATCCTCCTGGTCACGCCCTTCGACAAGGGGCAGGCCAAGGTCATCGAGAAGGCCATCCGGGAATCGGAACTCGGCCTCGATCCGGCCCATCAGGGCGGGGTCATCCGCGTGCCGCTGCCCAGCATGAACGAACAGCGTCGCAAGGAACTCGTGAAGGTGCTGCACAAGCTCGCCGAGGACGGGCGCATCGCGGTGCGTCATGCCCGTACGGATGCACGCGACAAGGTGAAGAAGCTCGACGGCGTCTCCGAAGACGAGAAGAAGCACGCGGAGAAGGAACTGCAGAAGGTGCACGACGAGTTCATCGGCAAGATCGACGCCTTGGTGAAGGCGAAGGAAGCCGAATTGATGGAAGTCTGA
- a CDS encoding isoprenyl transferase, giving the protein MTEPQSALLARIRVHGAVPRHIAIIMDGNGRWARERHMPRAFGHRSGMKAVREVVEGALEAGVEWLSLFAFSQENWQRPETEVSALMSLLEEYIAREAAELAQQGVRVFVHGDLSRLSPPAANAVKRVVDETATGTKLGLNLFISYGGRAELVRATRQLAADVLAGRLGVDAINEEEISARLYTAGCPDPDLLIRTSGEQRLSNFLLWQVAYAELYISSLFWPDFDRGALYEAIADFQRRDRRFGKVST; this is encoded by the coding sequence ATGACTGAACCCCAGTCAGCGCTGCTGGCACGCATTCGCGTGCACGGGGCGGTGCCGCGCCACATTGCGATCATCATGGATGGCAATGGCCGCTGGGCGCGCGAACGGCACATGCCGCGCGCGTTCGGTCACCGGTCGGGCATGAAGGCCGTGCGCGAGGTGGTGGAAGGCGCCCTCGAGGCCGGCGTCGAATGGCTGTCGCTGTTCGCCTTCTCGCAGGAGAACTGGCAGCGTCCGGAAACCGAAGTGTCGGCGCTCATGTCGCTGCTCGAGGAGTACATCGCCCGCGAAGCCGCCGAACTGGCGCAGCAGGGCGTGCGGGTCTTCGTGCATGGCGATCTCTCGCGACTCAGTCCGCCCGCCGCGAATGCCGTGAAGCGCGTGGTCGACGAGACGGCGACGGGGACGAAGCTCGGACTCAATCTGTTCATCTCCTACGGCGGACGGGCGGAACTGGTTCGCGCCACGCGACAGCTGGCCGCCGATGTGCTCGCGGGACGACTCGGCGTCGACGCGATCAATGAGGAGGAGATCAGCGCGCGCCTGTACACTGCGGGCTGCCCCGATCCCGATCTGCTCATCAGGACGTCGGGAGAACAGCGTCTTTCGAATTTCCTGCTGTGGCAGGTCGCGTACGCGGAGCTTTACATCTCGAGCCTCTTCTGGCCCGATTTCGATCGCGGCGCGCTGTACGAAGCCATCGCGGATTTCCAGCGACGCGACCGGCGTTTCGGCAAAGTGAGCACGTGA
- a CDS encoding phosphatidate cytidylyltransferase, producing the protein MNELARRVVVALIGAPIALGFIWIGDAALTTLLGGMAAIGAWEFYRLARDSGAAPMAPLGIVLSALIPIAVHAHYLGVARMPIALVPLVAVATLGASIWLRGVEGRPLASTSSTIFGAIYTGGTLSFAYALRYHNYAVGDMAGALVVIFPLVLTWASDIGAYFSGRAIGGRKLMPSVSPGKTIAGAIGAVITTIGVAYALVHLLLIPKAQLAFTPVGLVIFAVLISVAAQIGDLAESLLKREAGVKDSGTLFPGHGGVLDRLDSLFFVLPTAYVLYDLLLIPAPGGR; encoded by the coding sequence GTGAACGAACTGGCGCGGCGCGTCGTCGTGGCGCTCATCGGTGCGCCCATTGCGCTCGGGTTCATCTGGATCGGCGATGCGGCGCTCACCACGCTGCTCGGCGGGATGGCGGCGATCGGCGCATGGGAGTTCTACCGGCTGGCGCGGGACAGCGGCGCGGCCCCGATGGCGCCACTGGGCATCGTGTTGTCGGCGCTCATTCCCATCGCGGTGCACGCGCACTATCTCGGCGTGGCCCGCATGCCCATCGCCCTCGTGCCACTCGTCGCCGTCGCGACGCTGGGCGCGAGCATCTGGCTGCGTGGTGTCGAGGGGCGGCCCCTGGCATCGACCTCCAGCACGATCTTCGGGGCGATCTATACCGGCGGCACACTGAGCTTCGCCTATGCACTGCGCTATCACAACTATGCCGTCGGAGACATGGCCGGCGCGCTGGTCGTGATCTTTCCGCTGGTGCTCACATGGGCCAGCGACATCGGCGCGTACTTCAGCGGTCGGGCCATCGGCGGACGGAAGCTCATGCCATCGGTGAGCCCGGGCAAGACCATCGCCGGCGCCATCGGGGCGGTGATCACCACGATCGGGGTCGCGTATGCCCTGGTGCATCTGCTGCTCATTCCGAAGGCCCAACTGGCGTTCACGCCGGTTGGGTTGGTGATCTTCGCGGTACTGATCAGCGTCGCCGCGCAGATCGGGGACCTCGCCGAATCGCTGCTCAAGCGCGAAGCCGGCGTGAAGGACAGCGGCACGCTCTTCCCGGGACATGGCGGGGTGCTCGATCGCCTGGACTCGCTGTTCTTCGTCCTGCCCACGGCGTACGTGCTGTACGATCTGCTGTTGATCCCCGCGCCCGGCGGTCGATGA